In a single window of the Papaver somniferum cultivar HN1 chromosome 8, ASM357369v1, whole genome shotgun sequence genome:
- the LOC113305293 gene encoding uncharacterized protein LOC113305293, whose product MVSTNEILSLAGSISWVLSTHFSKSFQEHSYMMLTLNALGYDLVSGGTENHLRVLVNLKNKVNRPRITWPDLARHLCARFENPIEENFVGSFNKLIQTTTVDDYCEELESLKALMLDMNATLTEAYFVMSFLSGLKDEIGKYVSMFHPKTLVAAYSLARLQEQKLISVTHLPKSYTKPFNSPFSSNKQYQFNNFSPRPAPTSPKSAHMTPKSYFHNHSKPTPTTPTIKNLTQEEMNKGRVQGLCYNCDEVYKQGHFCKGKQNIFMLQVENTDSQDTGEEGEFFEEAEDSPVHPDMEISLHALTGHVTGDTIRIPGVLNNHKASILIDSGSTTSFIDSALDTSLHCNIEATTPMKVTVANGEQTLGKGICPQLQWSMQGHDFVENIRILPLGGCDIVSGADWLKTLGDVLFNFSKLSISFKYRRKKITLQGIFPKPSLLQMGCATVKKFLSNTTHGMVGHLFSISTPTSPPITPDILFLLLHEFDDIFQEPKQLPPQRNLDHKIPLQPNATPINLRAYKFPYIQKWVVEQLVQEMIQSGIIQPSNSTFASPILLLKKKDTTWRFCVDYKKLNSITVKDKFPIPIIEQLLDELNGAIVFTRIDLRAGYHQIRVHL is encoded by the exons ATGGTTTCAACAAATGAAATTCTTTCTTTAGCGGGCAG TATTTCATGGGTTTTATCAACTCATTTCTCAAAGTCTTTCCAGGAGCATTCTTATATGATGCTG ACCTTGAACGCATTGGGATATGACCTTGTTTCCGGTGGTACTGAGAACCATCTGCGAGTCTTGGTCAATTTGAAAAACAAG GTGAATCGTCCGCGTATTACTTGGCCGGATTTAGCCAGACATTTGTGTGCTCGGTTTGAAAATCCTATTGAGGAAAACTTTGTAGGAAGCTTCAATAAGCTAATTCAAACCACCACAGTTGATGATTATTGTGAGGAATTAGAATCTCTCAAAGCTTTAATGCTAGATATGAATGCTACACTTACTGAAGCTTATTTTGTCATGAGTTTTCTTAGTGGTCTAAAAGATGAGATAGGGAAATATGTGTCTATGTTTCACCCAAAAACATTAGTTGCTGCTTATTCATTAGCTAGATTACAAGAACAGAAACTCATCTCAGTGACCCACCTCCCTAAATCTTATACTAAACCCTTTAATTCGCCTTTCAGCTCAAACAAACAATACCAATTTAACAATTTCTCTCCTAGGCCAGCTCCTACATCTCCTAAATCTGCCCATATGACTCCCAAATCTTACTTTCACAACCATTCCAAACCTACACCCACCACCCCAACAATTAAAAATCTGACACAGGAAGAGATGAACAAAGGAAGAGTTCAGGGTTTATGTTATAACTGTGATGAAGTGTACAAGCAAGGACACTTCTGTAAAGGGAAGCAAAATATTTTTATGCTTCAGGTGGAGAATACTGATTCCCAAGACACTGGAGAGGAGGGGGAATTCTTTGAAGAAGCTGAAGATTCTCCAGTTCATCCTGATATGGAGATCTCACTACATGCCTTAACTGGTCATGTCACTGGAGATACAATTAGAATACCTGGTGTACTTAACAATCACAAGGCTTCCATACTTATTGATTCTGGAAGCACCACAAGCTTTATTGACAGTGCATTGGATACTTCTCTCCACTGCAACATTGAAGCCACTACACCAATGAAGGTCACTGTTGCAAATGGAGAGCAAACCCTCGGCAAGGGTATTTGCCCACAACTACAATGGAGCATGCAGGGACATGACTTTGTAGAGAATATCAGAATCCTACCATTGGGTGGTTGTGACATTGTTTCGGGAGCAGATTGGCTCAAGACATTGGGTGATGTTCTCTTCAACTTTTCTAAACTAAGCATTTCCTTTAAATATAGGCGTAAGAAGATTACATTACAGGGAATTTTTCCAAAACCTTCTTTACTTCAGATGGGGTGTGCAACTGTTAAGAAATTTTTGTCCAACACTACTCATGGCATGGTGGGCCATTTATTCTCCATTTCTACACCCACTTCACCACCCATCACTCCTGACATCTTGTTCCTCTTGTTACATGAATTTGATGATATTTTCCAAGAACCAAAACAATTACCACCACAAAGGAACTTGGACCATAAAATTCCATTACAACCAAATGCTACACCAATCAACCTCAGAGCTTATAAATTCCCTTACATTCAAAAATGGGTGGTAGAACAACTTGTCCAAGAAATGATACAGTCTGGAATCATTCAGCCAAGCAATAGTACCTTTGCATCCCCTATACTTCTACTCAAGAAAAAAGACACcacatggagattttgtgttgactaCAAAAAACTCAACAGCATCACTGTCAAAGACAAGTTTCCTATTCCAATTATTGAACAATTATTAGATGAACTGAATGGAGCCATTGTCTTCACAAGGATTGACTTGAGAGCTGGGTATCATCAAATCAGAGTGCACCTATAA
- the LOC113305294 gene encoding protein STAY-GREEN, chloroplastic-like → MAVTATFLLSSQLTEPLSRQPHQKCNRSFKKIRSIVPVAKLFGPAVFEASKLKVLFLGVDEKKHSGNLPRTYTLTHSDITSKLILAISQTIDGSQVQGWYNKLQRDEVVAEWKKVKGNMSPHVHCHISGTHFLLNLLARLRFYIFRKELPVVLKAFVHGDGNLFQNYPELEEALVWVYFHSNLQEFNKVECWGPLKDAEAPSDWIKSD, encoded by the exons ATGGCTGTCACTGCTACTTTTCTTCTTTCATCACAACTAACCGAACCATTATCACGTCAACCTCATCAAAAATGCAATCGATCTTTCAAGAAAATCCGATCAATTGTTCCG GTGGCAAAATTGTTTGGACCAGCTGTATTTGAAGCATCAAAGTTGAAGGTACTGTTTTTGGGTGTAGATGAAAAGAAACATTCTGGAAATCTTCCAAGAACTTATACACTTACGCACAGTGATATCACTTCTAAGCTTATTCTTGCCATCTCTCAAACCATTGATGGATCACAG GTACAAGGTTGGTACAACAAATTACAAAGAGATGAAGTAGTTGCAGAGTGGAAGAAGGTTAAAGGAAATATGTCTCCACATGTTCATTGCCATATAAGTGGTACTCATTTTCTTTTGAATCTCCTTGCAAGGCTCAGATTCTACATCTTCCGCAAAGAACTTCCTGTG GTATTGAAAGCATTTGTACATGGAGATGGAAATTTGTTTCAGAACTACCCAGAGTTAGAAGAAGCTTTAGTTTGGGTGTATTTTCATTCAAATCTGCAAGAATTCAACAAGGTAGAGTGTTGGGGTCCGTTAAAGGATGCTGAAGCACCGTCAGACTGGATCAAGTCAGATTAA